A window of Hevea brasiliensis isolate MT/VB/25A 57/8 chromosome 14, ASM3005281v1, whole genome shotgun sequence contains these coding sequences:
- the LOC110666977 gene encoding putative receptor-like protein kinase At3g47110: protein MGGNQFHGSVPVSLANASQLQDLDISHNFLTGQVPTNLGNLNDLQRFSLGHNFLGNSTSQDFNFITSLSNCNNLKILFFSANNFGRLLPTSIANLSTLYILGMGRNHISGKIPIGVENLVNLYELAMEINLFSGVIPFSFGKLGKLQLLDLGGNLLSGEIPTSLDNITQLYQLYLDENKLEGKIPSSIGNIQLLKRLDISQNKLIGIIPQQIFGLFSLSELLNLSQNSLTSSLPTQVGILKNIHALDVSENKLSGKIPETIGDCLSLEILNLQSNSLQGPIPSSFASLRGLQQLDLSRNNLSGKILEDLESLLILQYLNLSFNNFEGEVPKKGAFRNATTFSIVGNGKLCGGIPELQLPLCPIQKKKQKKTSTIIILVTTISSIVFFMTITCLCVFYRRKSRKNPPSMPFIVDKLFQISYKELFQATAGFSPENLIGQASKSFFAECKALSKIRHRNRVKILTCCSSIDYKGNDFKALVFDFIENGSLEMWLHPEESRIDHSQTLNLLQRLHIAIDVASALNYLHDHCEIIQCDLKPSNILLNSGMTAHVGDFGLARFLTKTTSYSSQGQTSSIGMKGTIGIEDKYTAEYGIGSEATISGDVYSFGVILLEMFTGKRPIEEMFTDGLNLHNFVRAKLTRRVM, encoded by the exons ATGGGTGGCAACCAATTTCATGGAAGCGTTCCTGTTTCATTGGCCAATGCTTCTCAGCTTCAAGATCTAGACATCTCTCACAACTTTCTCACAGGGCAAGTTCCTACCAATCTGGGAAATTTGAATGATCTTCAGCGGTTTAGTTTGGGGCACAACTTTCTGGGAAATAGCACGAGTCAAGATTTTAATTTCATAACATCTTTGTCAAACTGCAACAATCTAAAAATTCTATTTTTTAGTGCAAATAATTTTGGTCGCTTGTTACCTACCTCCATAGCCAATTTGTCTACACTTTATATATTAGGCATGGGAAGGAATCATATATCAGGTAAAATCCCAATAGGGGTTGAGAATCTTGTCAATTTGTACGAATTAGCCATGGAGATAAACCTTTTTTCTGGTGTTATTCCTTTTTCTTTTGGGAAGCTTGGAAAGCTGCAGTTATTGGATTTAGGAGGAAACCTACTGTCTGGTGAAATCCCAACATCCCTAGATAATATCACCCAGCTATATCAGCTTTATTTAGATGAAAACAAATTAGAAGGAAAAATACCTTCTAGTATTGGGAACATCCAACTCCTGAAACGCTTGGATATTTCACAAAATAAGCTAATTGGTATCATACCCCAACAGATCTTTGGTCTCTTCTCTCTATCGGAACTTCTCAACTTATCACAGAACTCATTGACAAGTTCCTTGCCCACCCAAGTTGGCATCCTGAAAAATATTCATGCATTAGATGTTTCAGAGAACAAGTTATCTGGCAAAATTCCAGAGACAATAGGTGATTGTTTGAGCCTAGAAATCCTTAATTTGCAGAGTAACTCTCTTCAAGGACCTATTCCTTCATCTTTTGCTTCCTTGAGAGGTCTCCAACAATTAGACCTGTCAAGAAACAACTTGTCAGGAAAGATTCTAGAAGATCTGGAGAGCCTTTTGATTTTACAATATTTGAATCTCTCTTTCAACAACTTTGAAGGTGAAGTGCCAAAAAAAGGAGCTTTTAGAAATGCAACGACATTTTCAATTGTTGGAAACGGTAAGCTTTGCGGGGGGATCCCTGAATTGCAGCTGCCACTATGTCCTATCCAAAAAAAGAAACAGAAAAAGACttccacaatcataatccttgtcACAACCATCAGTTCAATTGTGTTCTTCATGACAATAACTTGCCTCTGTGTTTTCTATCGGCGAAAGTCGAGAAAGAATCCTCCTTCCATGCCTTTTATTGTGGATAAGCTGTTTCAAATTTCATACAAGGAACTCTTCCAAGCAACTGCAGGATTCTCTCCAGAAAACTTAATTGGACAAG CTTCCAAGAGCTTCTTCGCTGAGTGCAAAGCATTAAGCAAAATCCGACATCGAAATCGAGTAAAGATCTTGACATGCTGCTCTAGTATTGATTACAAAGGCAATGATTTCAAAGCTCTAGTGTTTGATTTCATAGAAAATGGAAGTTTGGAAATGTGGTTGCATCCAGAAGAAAGTCGTATTGATCATTCACAGACTCTGAACCTTCTCCAAAGACTTCATATTGCAATTGATGTGGCTTCTGCACTGAATTATCTTCATGACCATTGCGAAATCATTCAATGTGACTTAAAACCAAGTAATATTCTTCTTAATAGTGGCATGACAGCTCATGTTGGTGATTTTGGATTAGCAAGGTTCCTTACCAAAACAACCAGCTACTCTTCTCAAGGCCAAACTAGTTCCATTGGGATGAAGGGAACAATTGG AATTGAAGATAAATATACTGCAGAGTATGGCATAGGCAGTGAGGCAACAATATCAGGAGATGTTTATAGCTTTGGGGTAATTTTACTGGAGATGTTCACAGGGAAAAGaccaattgaagaaatgtttacaGATGGTCTAAATCTCCACAATTTTGTCAGAGCTAAGCTCACGAGAAGAGTCATGTAA
- the LOC131173081 gene encoding putative receptor-like protein kinase At3g47110 — protein sequence MSIQLLQPANSLSKKGNETDRLALLQFKAKIGNDPYGILNSWKDSVNFCSWRGVACGHKHQRVVSLNMQGLNLSGTISPYIGNFTFLRFLNLVDNKFYGEIPPEVGRLFRLRILDLSNNTLGGEISLKITYSSELKVLNLTRNRLEGKISAELGSLKKLVTLRLGTNNLTGEIPQSLGNLSSLKVFSGGFNNLHGNIPSELGQLTSSTIFVINFNNLSGTIPPSLYNISSISLFYTSSNPVVVSIESSSNLLLKLENVTMLHHVFVTLVVGAAIFSSEIATNGIRAPYDL from the exons ATGAGCATACAATTGTTGCAACCTGCCAATTCTCTCAGTAAAAAGGGAAATGAGACCGACAGACTTGCACTTCTGCAGTTCAAAGCCAAGATTGGCAATGATCCATATGGAATCTTGAACTCCTGGAAAGACTCTGTCAACTTCTGCTCATGGCGAGGGGTTGCTTGTGGTCACAAACATCAGAGAGTTGTGTCACTAAATATGCAGGGGCTTAATTTGTCTGGGACCATATCTCCATATATAGGAAATTTCACTTTCTTAAGGTTCCTCAACCTCGTTGACAATAAGTTCTATGGTGAAATTCCCCCAGAAGTTGGTCGCCTATTCAGATTGAGAATTCTTGACCTGTCAAATAACACACTAGGTGGAGAAATTTCACTCAAAATCACCTACTCCTCAGAGCTCAAGGTTTTGAATTTAACAAGAAACAGGCTGGAGGGAAAAATTTCTGCTGAGCTGGGCTCTTTAAAGAAGCTTGTAACACTTAGGCTTGGAACAAATAATCTCACAGGAGAGATCCCACAATCCCTTGGAAACCTTTCCTCTCTCAAGGTCTTTTCTGGAGGCTTTAATAATCTGCACGGAAATATTCCAAGCGAATTGGGGCAATTAACAAGTTCAACCATCTTTGTGATCAACTTCAACAATCTAAGTGGTACAATCCCTCCCAGCCTTTATAATATCTCATCTATCAGTCTCTTTTATACTTCATCAAACCCAGTGGTAGTCTCTATTGAGAGCA GTTCAAATCTACTCCTTAAATTGGAGAATGTAACCATGCTTCACCATGTTTTTGTTACTTTAGTAGTTGGAGCAG CAATTTTCAGTTCAGAAATTGCAACAAATGGTATCAGAGCTCCTTATGATCTTTAA
- the LOC131173082 gene encoding putative receptor-like protein kinase At3g47110 yields the protein MLCFQPAVCLTKLGNETDRLALLEFKYKISNDPNGIFSSWNDSVHFCKWEGVTCGPKHQRVTSLNLQGLSLSGNISPYTGNLTFLRFLSLSDNRFHGEIPQEVGHLFRLRYLNLTNNPLRVKFQGKIPTELGHLTSLTLLELGVNNLSGTIPPTLYNISSISAIGTTYNHLSGSLPANIGLTLPNLQQLLLAENGFYGTIPESLANASQLWLIDISTNSFTGPVPTNLGNLKGLEQLHVEFNFFGSNTSQDLSFLPSLANCSRLQQLYFDGNNIGGTLSSSIGNLSTLVQLGLGRNPISGTIPEEVGNLVNLFRLDMDGNLLTGSIPISLGKIQKLERLTLNDNILSGKIPVSLGNITKMYWLHLAGNKLEGNITPSLGSCKNLRFLDVSRNKLTGIIPKQILGLSSLSETLNLSQNSFTGPLPLEVGNLKSINALDVSENKLYGEIPRTIGDCSRLEIINMQGNFLQGAIPSSFNSLRGLQRIDLSRNHLSGNIPNELEKLIFLRYLNLSNNNFEGEVPKMGVFSNASAFSLVGNRNLCGGIPELQLPACLVKEEKHRRPSIVIILTTTISSFLLVAILTSLCVYYRRKSKKSTIFSTFSVDKLPQISYKELLKATGGFSSENLIGRGTFGSVYKASLDQQGECFVAVKVLNLQQHGASKSFIAECKALKNIRHRNLVKILTYCSSIDFKGNDFKALVFTFMENGSLEMWLHPEENGYSQTRKLNFLQRLCIALDVASALHYLHDHCETPIVHCDLKPSNILLDTDMTAHVGDFGLARLLSQSNKNPFQSQSFSTGIKGTIGYMAPEYGVGSSVTTYGDVYSFGILLLEMFTGKRPTHDVFTNGLDLHNFVKAKVPGQVMQVVDPTLFTPRIVGAATAAAAAENMDDDETIEDSIQECIVSVLQIGLACSIEVPKDRMNMKDVTSKLNAIKDAFVHRDQKQV from the exons ATGCTCTGCTTCCAACCTGCTGTTTGTCTCACTAAATTGGGAAATGAGACTGATAGGCTTGCTCTTCTGGAATTCAAATACAAGATAAGCAATGATCCGAATGGCATCTTCAGCTCATGGAATGACTCTGTCCACTTCTGCAAATGGGAAGGAGTTACTTGTGGCCCCAAACATCAGAGAGTTACGTCTCTAAATCTGCAGGGGTTGAGCTTGTCAGGGAACATATCTCCATATACAGGGAACCTCACCTTCTTGAGGTTCCTCAGCCTTAGTGACAATAGATTCCATGGAGAAATTCCTCAAGAAGTTGGTCACCTCTTCAGATTGAGATATCTCAACCTGACGAATAACCCATTGAGGGTGAAATTCCAG GGAAAGATTCCAACTGAATTGGGACACTTAACAAGCTTAACTTTGCTTGAGCTCGGAGTCAATAATCTGAGTGGTACAATACCTCCTACCCTTTACAATATCTCATCCATCAGTGCCATTGGTACAACATATAATCATTTAAGTGGCAGTCTCCCCGCAAACATTGGCCTAACTCTTCCTAACCTGCAACAACTGCTCTTAGCTGAAAATGGATTTTATGGAACTATCCCAGAATCATTGGCCAACGCTTCTCAGCTTTGGCTTATTGACATATCTACCAACAGTTTCACGGGACCAGTTCCGACTAATCTGGGAAATCTCAAGGGTCTTGAACAGCTTCATGTGGAGTTCAATTTCTTCGGAAGCAACACAAGTCAAGATTTGAGTTTTTTACCATCTCTGGCCAACTGCAGCCGTCTACAACAACTATATTTTGATGGAAACAATATTGGTGGTACATTATCTAGCTCCATTGGCAATCTCTCTACCCTTGTTCAACTAGGCCTAGGACGAAATCCAATATCAGGAACAATCCCAGAAGAGGTAGGGAATCTTGTGAATTTGTTTCGATTAGATATGGATGGAAACCTTTTGACAGGTAGCATTCCCATTTCTCTTGGAAAGATTCAAAAGCTGGAAAGGCTAACCTTAAATGACAATATACTTTCTGGAAAAATCCCAGTATCCCTGGGTAACATCACCAAAATGTATTGGCTTCATTTAGCAGGAAACAAATTAGAAGGAAATATAACCCCAAGTCTTGGAAGCTGCAAAAATCTTCGTTTCCTGGATGTATCAAGAAATAAGCTCACGGGCATCATACCCAAACAAATCCTTGGACTTTCTTCTCTATCAGAAACTCTTAACTTATCACAGAACTCATTTACAGGTCCCTTACCGTTAGAAGTTGGCAACTTGAAAAGTATCAATGCATTAGATGTCTCAGAGAACAAACTCTATGGGGAAATTCCTAGGACAATTGGTGATTGTTCTAGGCTAGAAATCATTAACATGCAGGGTAACTTCCTGCAAGGAGCCATTCCCTCATCTTTTAATTCTTTGAGAGGTCTCCAACGAATAGATCTGTCCAGAAACCACTTGTCAGGAAATATTCCTAATGAGTTAGAGAAGCTTATCTTCTTGCGATATTTAAATCTTTCAAACAATAATTTTGAGGGTGAGGTACCAAAAATGGGAGTTTTCAGCAACGCAAGTGCATTTTCACTCGTTGGAAATAGGAATCTTTGCGGAGGTATCCCTGAGTTGCAGCTGCCAGCATGCCTCGTCAAGGAAGAAAAACACAGAAGGCCTTCCATTGTCATAATCCTCACCACAACCATCAGTTCATTTCTGTTAGTCGCGATATTGACGTCCTTGTGTGTTTACTATAGACGGAAGTCGAAAAAAAGTACcattttttcaactttttcagtGGATAAGCTTCCTCAAATTTCGTACAAAGAACTCCTGAAAGCAACTGGCGGATTCTCTTCAGAAAACTTAATTGGACGAGGCACTTTTGGCTCAGTATACAAGGCAAGTCTTGATCAGCAGGGAGAATGTTTTGTTGCTGTAAAGGTACTCAACCTTCAGCAACATGGAGCTTCCAAGAGCTTCATTGCTGAGTGCAAAGCATTGAAAAACATCCGGCACAGGAATCTTGTTAAAATCTTGACGTACTGCTCCAGCATTGATTTTAAAGGCAATGATTTCAAAGCTCTGGTGTTTACATTCATGGAAAATGGTAGTTTGGAAATGTGGTTGCATCCAGAGGAAAATGGTTATAGTCAGACAAGGAAATTAAACTTTCTTCAAAGACTATGCATTGCCCTTGATGTGGCTTCTGCCTTGCATTATCTTCATGACCATTGTGAGACACCGATTGTTCATTGTGACTTGAAGCCAAGCAATATTCTTCTTGACACTGACATGACTGCTCATGTTGGTGACTTTGGATTAGCAAGGCTCCTTTCTCAAAGCAACAAAAATCCTTTTCAAAGCCAAAGTTTCTCAACTGGGATAAAGGGAACAATTGGCTACATGGCTCCAG AATATGGAGTAGGCAGCAGTGTGACAACTTACGGAGATGTGTATAGCTTTGGAATACTCTTGCTAGAGATGTTCACAGGAAAGAGACCAACTCATGATGTTTTTACAAATGGCTTAGATCTCCACAACTTTGTTAAGGCTAAGGTCCCAGGACAAGTCATGCAGGTTGTGGATCCCACGTTATTCACTCCAAGAATAGTGGGGGCAGCTACAGCAGCTGCAGCAGCAGAAAATATGGATGATGATGAAACTATTGAAGATAGTATACAAGAATGTATTGTATCAGTCCTTCAAATTGGACTTGCATGCTCTATAGAAGTGCCAAAAGATCGAATGAATATGAAAGACGTAACAAGCAAACTAAATGCCATCAAGGATGCTTTCGTTCATAGAGACCAGAAACAAGTTTAG